A part of Bacillus thuringiensis genomic DNA contains:
- a CDS encoding extracellular solute-binding protein: protein MKKALSLLTVSALSIGMLSACGPKDSGKKEESKAKKDYDLLVWEDDKKGVALEPAVKSFEEKYKVKVKVVEMQMTDQVKKLRLDGPAGTGPDVVTLPHDQIGNAVTEGLLSEVKADDAVKSKFTDSSIQAQTYNGKLYGLPKAIETPIFIYNKKLMPKAPETMDELFNFSKEFTKDGKYGFLTLGDNFYFANAFMAGMGGYVFGEKDGKPNASDVGLNNSGAVQGAEYLQKWYKEKLFPKGIIGESGGPAADGLFNEGKAASIMNGPWAFQAMEKNGIDYGVAPMPKLPNGQPMKTFVGVKGWHVTSFSKQNDLATKFTEWVTNEENAKIRFEKTKEIPPVKSVMEDPIIKDNEAAKAVATQSENGIPMPNIPEMQEVWKPAGDALQLVVTEKEAPKAALDNAVKQIKGNIEANHSKKK from the coding sequence ATGAAGAAAGCATTATCATTATTAACGGTTTCAGCATTATCAATTGGTATGTTATCTGCATGTGGGCCGAAAGATTCAGGGAAGAAAGAAGAAAGTAAAGCAAAGAAAGATTACGATCTTCTTGTTTGGGAAGATGATAAAAAAGGTGTTGCTTTAGAACCAGCGGTGAAAAGCTTTGAGGAAAAATATAAAGTAAAAGTAAAAGTTGTTGAAATGCAAATGACAGACCAAGTGAAGAAGTTACGCCTTGATGGACCAGCGGGGACGGGACCAGATGTCGTAACATTGCCACATGATCAAATCGGAAACGCAGTAACAGAAGGTTTACTTTCTGAAGTGAAAGCTGATGATGCCGTAAAGAGTAAATTTACTGACTCATCAATACAAGCACAGACATATAACGGAAAATTATATGGTTTACCAAAAGCAATTGAGACACCAATCTTTATTTACAATAAAAAATTAATGCCAAAAGCACCAGAAACGATGGACGAGCTGTTTAACTTCTCAAAAGAATTTACGAAGGATGGCAAGTACGGATTTTTAACATTAGGAGATAACTTCTACTTTGCTAATGCATTCATGGCAGGTATGGGTGGTTATGTGTTTGGTGAAAAAGATGGAAAGCCAAATGCAAGTGATGTTGGATTAAATAATAGCGGAGCAGTACAAGGTGCTGAATACCTTCAAAAATGGTACAAAGAAAAGCTATTCCCAAAAGGTATTATCGGTGAATCTGGCGGACCTGCTGCTGATGGACTATTTAACGAAGGAAAAGCAGCATCTATCATGAACGGCCCATGGGCGTTCCAAGCGATGGAAAAGAACGGAATTGATTATGGTGTTGCTCCAATGCCGAAATTACCAAATGGTCAACCAATGAAAACATTTGTTGGGGTTAAAGGATGGCATGTAACAAGTTTCTCTAAACAAAATGATTTAGCTACAAAGTTCACTGAATGGGTAACGAATGAAGAAAATGCAAAAATTCGATTTGAGAAAACAAAAGAAATTCCTCCAGTAAAATCAGTAATGGAAGATCCAATTATTAAAGATAATGAAGCTGCAAAAGCAGTTGCGACGCAATCTGAAAATGGAATTCCAATGCCGAACATTCCAGAAATGCAAGAAGTATGGAAACCAGCTGGAGATGCACTTCAATTAGTTGTTACGGAGAAAGAGGCACCAAAAGCAGCACTTGATAATGCAGTGAA
- a CDS encoding alpha-glycosidase: protein MLKEAIYHRPKDNYAYAYDEKTIHIRIRTKREDAQSATLIYGDPYEWKDGKWISSSTPMKKTGSTTLFDYWSISIEPQFKRLRYGFELKNDTETLIYAERGFFSTIPNDDVGNFFCFPFIHANDVFKAPSWIKDTVWYQIFPERFANGDRALNPENTLPWGSAEPTPTNFFGGDFAGIIQNLDHLVKLGISGIYFTPIFKAHSNHKYDTIDYMEIDPQFGTKETFKELVQACHTHGIKVMLDAVFNHSGYFFDKFQDVLENGEQSAYKEWFHIHEFPIRTEPLPNYDTFAFTPYMPKLNTAHPDVKEYLLEVGRYWVKEFNIDGWRLDVANEVDHSFWREFRSEIKTLNPEVYILGEIWHDALPWLQGDQFDAVMSYPVTNALLSYFANDSIKANEFMKQITESLHSYSMNVNEAAFHLLDSHDTPRILTTCNGDKNKLKLLYVFHLSFIGSPCIYYGDEIGMDGGMDPACRKCMIWDTKEQDHLLFTHVQTLISLRKQYKAFGGHGTFQFIEANDEYNYISYTKTYEDETIFFVLNPTDSEITASLPLHVTGKKIINIYTNEEFSAEANVLQVTLPPYGFSILKW, encoded by the coding sequence ATGCTTAAAGAAGCCATTTATCATAGGCCAAAAGATAACTATGCATACGCTTATGATGAAAAAACGATTCACATCCGAATACGTACGAAAAGAGAGGATGCTCAAAGCGCCACTCTTATTTACGGTGATCCTTATGAATGGAAAGATGGGAAATGGATTTCATCAAGTACACCGATGAAAAAAACTGGTTCTACTACATTGTTTGATTATTGGTCTATTTCCATCGAACCACAATTTAAGCGCTTACGTTATGGATTCGAATTAAAAAATGATACAGAAACGCTTATTTATGCAGAGCGAGGATTTTTCTCTACCATTCCAAATGATGACGTTGGTAACTTTTTCTGTTTTCCATTTATTCATGCAAATGATGTATTCAAAGCACCTTCTTGGATTAAAGACACCGTTTGGTATCAAATTTTCCCAGAACGGTTCGCTAATGGAGATCGTGCACTAAATCCAGAAAATACTCTTCCTTGGGGTAGCGCTGAGCCAACTCCAACTAATTTTTTCGGCGGAGATTTTGCTGGTATTATTCAAAACCTTGATCACCTTGTGAAGCTTGGAATTTCAGGAATATATTTCACCCCTATTTTCAAAGCACATTCAAACCATAAATATGACACAATTGACTACATGGAAATCGATCCGCAATTTGGCACAAAAGAAACGTTCAAAGAACTCGTTCAGGCATGTCATACACACGGTATAAAAGTAATGCTCGATGCCGTGTTTAATCATAGTGGATACTTTTTCGATAAATTTCAAGACGTACTAGAAAATGGTGAGCAGTCAGCATATAAAGAGTGGTTCCATATTCATGAGTTTCCAATTAGAACTGAGCCACTTCCAAATTATGATACTTTCGCGTTTACACCGTATATGCCTAAATTAAATACAGCACACCCTGATGTAAAAGAGTATTTACTTGAAGTAGGGCGTTATTGGGTAAAAGAATTTAATATAGACGGTTGGCGCCTTGATGTAGCAAATGAAGTCGACCACAGCTTTTGGAGAGAATTCCGAAGTGAGATAAAGACATTAAATCCTGAAGTATATATTTTAGGAGAAATTTGGCACGATGCACTTCCATGGCTACAAGGAGATCAATTTGATGCTGTAATGAGCTATCCTGTTACAAACGCTCTACTGTCTTACTTTGCTAACGATTCCATTAAAGCAAATGAATTTATGAAACAAATTACAGAATCCCTCCATTCCTACTCTATGAACGTAAATGAAGCAGCGTTTCATTTATTAGACAGCCATGATACACCAAGAATATTGACAACATGTAACGGAGATAAAAATAAATTAAAATTACTTTATGTATTCCACCTTTCTTTCATCGGCTCTCCTTGTATTTATTATGGAGACGAAATTGGTATGGACGGCGGTATGGACCCAGCTTGCCGCAAATGTATGATTTGGGATACGAAAGAACAAGATCATCTATTATTTACACATGTACAAACATTAATTTCATTACGAAAGCAATATAAAGCATTTGGAGGGCATGGTACTTTCCAATTCATCGAAGCAAATGATGAATATAATTATATTTCTTATACGAAAACGTATGAAGACGAAACTATCTTTTTCGTTTTAAATCCGACTGATAGTGAAATTACTGCTTCCCTCCCTCTCCATGTTACTGGAAAGAAAATCATTAACATTTATACAAACGAAGAATTTTCAGCGGAAGCAAATGTATTACAAGTTACACTTCCTCCATATGGATTCTCAATCTTAAAATGGTAA
- the malL gene encoding oligo-1,6-glucosidase: protein MEKQWWKESVVYQIYPRSFMDSNGDGIGDLRGIISKLDYLKELGIDVIWLSPVYESPNDDNGYDISDYCKIMNEFGTMEDWDELLHEMHERNMKLMMDLVVNHTSDEHNWFIESRKSKDNKYRDYYIWRPGKEGKEPNNWGAAFSGSAWKYDEMTDEYYLHLFSKKQPDLNWDNEKVRQDVYEMMKFWLEKGIDGFRMDVINFISKEEGLPAVETEEEGYVSGHKHFMNGPNIHKYLHEMNEEVLSHYDIMTVGEMPGVTTEEAKMYTGEERKELQMVFQFEHMDLDSGEGGKWDVKPCSLLTLKENLTKWQKALEHTGWNSLYWNNHDQPRVVSRFGNDEMYRIESAKMLATVLHMMKGTPYIYQGEEIGMTNVRFESIDEYRDIETLNMYKEKVIERGEDIDKVMQSIYIKGRDNARTPMQWDDQNHAGFTTGEPWITVNPNYKEINVKQAIQNKDSIFYYYKKLIELRKNNEIIVYGSYDSILENNPSIFAYVRTYGEEKLLVIANFTAEECVFEMPEDINYSEAEVFIHNYDVENGSIDNMTLRPYEAMVFKLK, encoded by the coding sequence ATGGAAAAACAGTGGTGGAAAGAAAGTGTAGTATATCAAATTTATCCTCGTAGCTTTATGGATAGTAACGGTGATGGTATTGGGGATCTTCGTGGGATTATTTCAAAGTTAGACTACTTAAAAGAATTAGGGATTGATGTCATTTGGTTATCACCGGTCTATGAATCGCCAAATGATGATAATGGTTATGATATAAGTGATTATTGTAAAATTATGAATGAGTTCGGAACGATGGAAGATTGGGATGAGCTACTACATGAAATGCATGAACGCAATATGAAACTTATGATGGACTTAGTTGTTAACCATACTTCTGATGAACATAATTGGTTTATTGAATCACGTAAATCAAAAGATAATAAATATAGAGATTACTATATATGGCGTCCTGGAAAAGAAGGAAAAGAGCCGAACAACTGGGGAGCAGCTTTTAGTGGATCAGCATGGAAGTATGATGAAATGACAGATGAATATTATTTACATCTGTTTTCTAAAAAACAGCCGGATTTAAATTGGGATAATGAAAAGGTAAGACAAGATGTTTATGAAATGATGAAGTTTTGGTTAGAAAAAGGAATTGATGGCTTCCGTATGGATGTTATTAATTTTATTTCTAAAGAAGAGGGATTACCAGCTGTTGAAACGGAAGAAGAGGGGTATGTTTCAGGTCATAAGCATTTTATGAACGGTCCAAACATTCATAAATATTTACATGAAATGAATGAAGAAGTATTGTCTCATTATGATATTATGACGGTTGGTGAAATGCCTGGTGTAACGACAGAAGAAGCGAAAATGTATACTGGAGAAGAACGAAAAGAACTGCAGATGGTATTCCAATTTGAACATATGGATTTAGATTCAGGAGAAGGCGGGAAATGGGATGTAAAACCATGCTCACTCCTTACTTTAAAAGAGAATTTAACGAAGTGGCAAAAAGCATTAGAGCATACTGGATGGAATAGCCTGTATTGGAATAACCATGATCAGCCTCGCGTTGTATCTCGTTTTGGTAATGATGAAATGTATCGCATTGAATCTGCGAAAATGTTAGCGACGGTGCTTCATATGATGAAAGGAACACCGTATATTTATCAAGGAGAAGAAATCGGAATGACAAACGTTCGATTTGAATCGATTGATGAATATCGAGATATTGAAACATTAAATATGTATAAGGAAAAAGTGATAGAGCGCGGTGAAGATATAGATAAAGTGATGCAGTCTATTTATATAAAAGGCCGAGATAATGCTAGAACACCGATGCAGTGGGACGATCAGAATCATGCTGGATTCACAACAGGTGAGCCTTGGATTACGGTAAACCCTAACTACAAAGAAATCAATGTGAAACAAGCGATCCAAAATAAAGATTCAATTTTTTATTACTATAAAAAATTAATTGAGTTACGTAAAAATAATGAGATTATTGTGTATGGATCATATGATTCAATATTAGAGAATAACCCTTCTATTTTTGCATACGTAAGAACATATGGAGAAGAAAAACTTCTTGTCATTGCAAACTTTACGGCGGAAGAATGTGTATTTGAAATGCCTGAGGACATTAATTATAGTGAAGCAGAGGTATTCATACACAATTACGACGTAGAGAATGGATCGATAGATAACATGACATTACGTCCGTATGAAGCGATGGTATTTAAATTAAAATAA
- a CDS encoding ABC transporter ATP-binding protein — MAELKLENIYKIYDNNVTAVTDFNLHIQDKEFIVFVGPSGCGKSTTLRMVAGLEDISKGEFSIDGKLMNDVPPKDRDIAMVFQNYALYPHMSVYDNMAFGLKLRKIPKDEIDRRVKDAAKILGLEQYLDRKPKALSGGQRQRVALGRAIVRDAKVFLMDEPLSNLDAKLRVAMRSEISKLHHRLGTTTIYVTHDQTEAMTMASRLVVMKDGKIQQIGTPKEVYETPENIFVGGFIGSPAMNFFRGKLTETDFVIDNSLKVKVTEGKMKMLREQGYVNKEIVLGIRPEDIHDELLFLEASQSTAFTTKIEVAELLGAESILYMKLGDQDFAARVDARHTFSPGDQIKLAFDLNKAHFFDSQTEQCIR, encoded by the coding sequence ATGGCAGAATTGAAATTAGAAAACATTTATAAAATATATGATAATAATGTAACCGCTGTAACAGATTTTAATTTACACATTCAAGATAAAGAGTTTATCGTATTTGTCGGTCCTTCTGGATGCGGAAAATCTACAACATTACGAATGGTAGCTGGACTTGAAGATATTTCAAAAGGAGAGTTTTCAATTGATGGTAAGCTAATGAATGATGTCCCTCCAAAAGATCGCGATATCGCAATGGTCTTCCAAAACTATGCTTTATATCCACATATGAGTGTGTATGATAATATGGCATTTGGATTAAAACTTAGAAAAATACCAAAAGATGAAATCGATCGTCGCGTGAAAGATGCAGCAAAAATTTTAGGACTGGAACAATATTTAGATAGAAAACCGAAAGCGTTATCTGGTGGACAACGTCAACGTGTTGCGTTAGGTAGAGCAATTGTTCGAGACGCGAAAGTGTTCTTAATGGATGAGCCTTTATCCAACTTAGACGCTAAATTACGTGTTGCAATGCGCTCAGAAATTTCTAAATTACATCACCGTCTTGGAACGACAACAATTTACGTAACACATGATCAAACAGAAGCAATGACAATGGCTTCACGTCTCGTTGTTATGAAAGACGGAAAGATTCAACAAATCGGAACTCCAAAAGAAGTATATGAAACACCTGAAAATATTTTCGTTGGTGGATTTATTGGCTCACCAGCAATGAATTTCTTCCGTGGTAAATTAACTGAAACCGATTTCGTTATAGATAATTCATTAAAGGTCAAAGTAACTGAAGGAAAAATGAAGATGTTACGTGAACAAGGCTATGTAAATAAGGAAATTGTTTTAGGTATTCGTCCTGAAGACATTCATGATGAACTCTTATTTTTAGAAGCTTCACAATCTACTGCCTTCACAACAAAAATCGAAGTTGCTGAGTTACTAGGTGCTGAATCTATTTTATATATGAAACTTGGAGATCAAGATTTTGCAGCACGTGTTGATGCAAGACATACATTTTCACCTGGAGATCAAATTAAACTAGCATTTGATCTGAATAAAGCACATTTCTTTGATAGTCAAACTGAACAATGTATTCGTTAA
- a CDS encoding SDR family NAD(P)-dependent oxidoreductase has product MTVRLIEGVMKMKLAGKVAIVTGGGIGMGRNTALLLAKQGAKVIVTDIDQESGQATVEEITNLGGEALFVSYDMGKQGDWQRVISITLNAFSRIDMLFQNAGLYKIDSIFSRQQENDSNVLCINDVWIEIKQLTSSFMKQQEEVVLSDLPIFGIIGTKGQSFHTVEALV; this is encoded by the coding sequence ATGACGGTAAGACTTATAGAAGGGGTAATGAAAATGAAGCTTGCAGGGAAAGTTGCTATCGTAACTGGCGGTGGCATCGGTATGGGACGTAATACAGCTCTTTTGTTGGCTAAACAAGGCGCAAAAGTAATTGTGACGGACATTGATCAAGAAAGTGGACAAGCAACAGTGGAGGAAATTACGAATCTAGGCGGAGAAGCACTTTTTGTATCCTATGATATGGGAAAGCAAGGAGATTGGCAACGCGTTATCAGTATTACTTTGAATGCATTTAGTCGTATTGATATGCTTTTTCAAAATGCTGGTTTATATAAAATAGATTCTATTTTTTCTCGCCAACAAGAGAACGATTCCAATGTACTTTGTATTAATGACGTTTGGATAGAGATAAAACAATTAACGTCATCTTTTATGAAACAGCAAGAAGAAGTGGTGCTGAGTGACTTACCGATTTTCGGTATTATTGGCACGAAAGGACAATCATTTCATACAGTAGAAGCCCTCGTATAA
- a CDS encoding flagellar motor protein yields MTGGSVIFWGILIFIGLVFDQRNSKKKEEVKK; encoded by the coding sequence ATGACTGGAGGTAGCGTAATCTTTTGGGGGATTTTAATTTTCATCGGTTTAGTTTTCGATCAGCGTAATAGTAAGAAAAAAGAAGAAGTAAAAAAGTAA
- a CDS encoding RDD family protein — MKLKMHRPALVMNRIGASLIDMFLISVMYGAVVAVMTGNYSAIFNRFNISFGDYRYDLAVVFILMAIYFILVPFIWNGVTLGKKVTRIKLISLKSEKITLQTLIIRFFVLLLPNILLLGIPILCNVYMMLFRKDNCGFQDLITKTKVISLV, encoded by the coding sequence ATGAAGTTAAAGATGCATCGTCCAGCGCTTGTAATGAATCGCATAGGTGCTTCCCTAATTGATATGTTTCTAATCTCGGTTATGTATGGTGCAGTAGTAGCTGTTATGACCGGAAATTATAGTGCTATTTTTAATCGCTTTAATATTAGTTTTGGCGATTATAGATATGATCTTGCAGTAGTTTTTATATTAATGGCGATATATTTTATTTTGGTACCCTTTATTTGGAACGGTGTTACACTTGGTAAAAAGGTAACGAGAATAAAATTAATTTCATTGAAGAGTGAAAAGATAACGTTACAAACACTAATTATACGATTTTTTGTATTGTTATTACCGAACATATTACTACTTGGAATTCCGATATTATGTAACGTATATATGATGTTATTCCGCAAAGATAATTGTGGTTTTCAGGATTTAATTACAAAAACGAAAGTGATAAGTCTTGTATAA
- a CDS encoding DUF3997 domain-containing protein, with the protein MKKWIILFVAFLLAGCAGNTNHITYTINDEYELIRTSGNAFELFPSQDAVYATQYIPAKITDIAWDDKYIIAKQIEEKSDPNNPDAAIANKKSEHYWIIDVKHNKRFGPYNEKQFNEQKDAFKIKVPFQSVDSYIKEQKKQSA; encoded by the coding sequence TTGAAAAAATGGATAATCCTATTCGTCGCATTCCTATTAGCCGGTTGTGCTGGAAATACAAATCATATAACTTATACGATTAACGATGAATATGAACTCATACGTACTTCTGGAAATGCATTTGAACTTTTCCCGTCGCAAGACGCTGTATACGCCACACAATACATTCCTGCAAAAATTACAGACATTGCTTGGGATGATAAATACATTATTGCAAAACAAATTGAGGAAAAGTCAGATCCGAATAACCCTGACGCAGCTATTGCAAATAAAAAAAGTGAGCATTATTGGATTATTGACGTAAAGCATAATAAACGTTTTGGTCCTTATAATGAAAAGCAATTTAATGAACAAAAAGATGCGTTTAAAATTAAGGTACCTTTTCAAAGTGTAGATTCATACATAAAAGAACAGAAAAAACAGTCAGCATAA
- a CDS encoding DUF4184 family protein, whose product MPFTFAHPAAILPFAKKHSQYISVTALILGSMAPDFEYFLHFRPYGVIGHTWLGFLYLNLPLVFLLAYIYHYILKKPFITHLPKPFAGYYTYAVDERWGLHTWKDFFVFCYSALFGMLTHVVWDAFTHHTGYFVVQIPSLQRALYSIPVYKYMQHGSTCVGLLLLVHVLWKYKDETGESIMIASEKRKYWVSAIIVAAIIFIVHAFVNPYFHIFQIGGIIVSGLTSSFCGLLIVSIVYKARD is encoded by the coding sequence ATGCCGTTTACATTCGCACATCCAGCAGCAATTCTTCCTTTTGCGAAAAAGCATTCTCAATATATTTCAGTAACGGCTCTTATATTAGGGAGTATGGCGCCTGATTTTGAATATTTTTTACACTTTAGACCGTATGGTGTTATTGGCCATACATGGCTTGGGTTTTTATATTTAAATTTACCGCTCGTATTTCTGTTAGCATACATATATCATTACATTTTAAAAAAGCCGTTTATAACACATTTACCTAAACCATTTGCTGGCTATTATACATATGCAGTAGATGAGAGGTGGGGGCTTCATACATGGAAGGATTTCTTTGTATTTTGCTATTCCGCTTTATTTGGTATGCTCACGCATGTCGTGTGGGATGCGTTTACTCATCATACAGGCTACTTCGTTGTGCAAATACCATCGTTACAAAGAGCATTATATAGTATTCCAGTGTATAAATATATGCAGCACGGGAGTACATGCGTTGGTTTATTATTACTAGTACATGTACTATGGAAGTATAAAGATGAAACAGGGGAATCTATTATGATAGCTTCAGAAAAAAGGAAGTATTGGGTTTCGGCAATCATTGTGGCAGCTATTATATTTATCGTCCACGCATTCGTAAATCCCTATTTTCATATTTTCCAAATAGGAGGTATAATAGTATCTGGACTGACAAGTTCATTTTGTGGGCTTCTCATTGTTTCTATAGTTTACAAAGCAAGGGACTAA
- a CDS encoding AAA family ATPase: MIDVPFLKNVTLKKEHIPSFSAYPYCLSAIRTLQSLAFHPNVTFIIGENGTGKSTLLEAIAIALGFNAEGGTKNFRFSTNDSHSSLHEYLRISKSFNTPNDGFFLRAESFYNVASYIDEMDADLEARGNPIIDSYGGTSLHKQSHGESFFSLFMNRFSGQGLYILDEPEAALSPMRQLSMLIRMHELAEQGSQFVIATHSPILMAYPESTIYSLTQEGIHESTLEDTEHYQTTKLFFENRDRLFHHLFDS; the protein is encoded by the coding sequence TTGATTGACGTACCCTTTTTAAAAAATGTCACATTAAAAAAAGAACATATCCCTAGTTTTTCCGCATATCCTTACTGTTTATCCGCTATCCGAACTTTACAATCGCTAGCATTCCACCCAAATGTAACATTCATTATTGGAGAAAACGGAACGGGAAAATCAACATTACTCGAAGCAATTGCTATTGCTTTAGGATTTAATGCAGAAGGTGGAACGAAGAATTTCCGCTTTAGCACAAACGATTCACATTCATCTTTACATGAATACCTTCGAATTTCCAAAAGTTTCAATACACCAAATGACGGTTTCTTTCTTCGCGCTGAATCATTTTATAACGTTGCTTCTTATATTGATGAAATGGATGCTGATTTAGAAGCACGCGGAAATCCAATTATTGACTCATATGGTGGTACCTCACTCCACAAACAATCACATGGTGAATCATTTTTCTCATTATTTATGAATCGTTTTTCAGGACAAGGTTTATACATTTTAGATGAGCCTGAGGCCGCTCTATCACCAATGAGACAACTTTCCATGCTCATTCGAATGCATGAACTAGCGGAACAAGGTTCACAATTTGTTATCGCGACGCATTCTCCTATTTTAATGGCTTATCCTGAATCTACTATATACTCATTAACACAAGAAGGGATTCACGAATCCACATTAGAAGACACCGAGCATTACCAAACGACGAAACTTTTCTTTGAAAATCGTGACCGATTATTTCATCATTTATTTGATTCTTAA
- a CDS encoding acetyl-CoA C-acetyltransferase yields MHNVVITAAVRSPIGTFGGALKNVTPVELAVPVLQEAVKRGGVEPHEVDEVILGHCIQRTDEANTARTAALAAGFPDTVTGYTIQRQCSSGMQAIMSAAMQIQLGVSDVVIAGGVEAMSSSPYALKQHRWGQRLQHGEIRDTVWEVLEDPIHHIMMGETAENLVDQYEITREEQDEVALRSHTLALQAIESGYFDEQIVPITIKERRKEVVFSKDEHPRADITAEKLAGLKPAFRKDGSVTAGNASGLNDGSAVLVLMSEEKAKEKGLQPLARIVGYSVAGVDPKIMGIGPAPAIRKGLEKVDWSLEDADLLEINEAFAAQYLAVEKELGLDREKVNVNGSGVGLGHPIGCTGARITVSLIHELKRRGLEKGIASLCVGGGIGVALFIEAL; encoded by the coding sequence ATGCATAATGTTGTTATTACAGCTGCAGTTCGTTCGCCAATTGGAACTTTTGGAGGAGCGCTAAAAAATGTAACGCCAGTAGAATTAGCGGTTCCTGTACTTCAGGAAGCTGTAAAACGAGGCGGGGTAGAACCACATGAAGTTGATGAAGTAATTTTAGGTCATTGTATTCAAAGAACTGATGAAGCAAATACTGCAAGAACAGCTGCATTAGCGGCAGGATTTCCTGACACAGTTACGGGTTATACAATCCAACGCCAATGTTCTTCAGGTATGCAAGCAATTATGTCAGCTGCAATGCAAATTCAATTAGGTGTAAGTGATGTTGTTATTGCAGGTGGAGTAGAAGCAATGAGTTCAAGCCCTTATGCATTGAAACAACACCGCTGGGGACAACGTCTACAGCACGGAGAAATTCGTGATACGGTGTGGGAAGTATTAGAAGATCCAATCCATCATATTATGATGGGGGAAACTGCGGAAAACTTAGTTGACCAATATGAAATTACAAGAGAGGAACAAGATGAAGTTGCGCTTCGTAGTCATACATTGGCACTGCAAGCAATCGAGTCTGGATACTTTGACGAGCAGATTGTTCCTATTACGATAAAAGAACGTAGAAAAGAAGTAGTATTTTCGAAGGATGAACATCCACGTGCAGATATTACAGCGGAAAAATTAGCAGGATTAAAACCAGCTTTCCGTAAAGATGGATCTGTAACGGCAGGGAATGCATCTGGCCTTAATGATGGAAGTGCGGTTCTAGTATTAATGAGCGAAGAAAAAGCGAAAGAAAAAGGCTTACAACCGTTAGCTAGAATTGTTGGATATTCAGTAGCTGGAGTAGATCCGAAAATTATGGGTATTGGACCAGCACCAGCAATTCGTAAAGGATTAGAAAAAGTAGATTGGTCATTAGAAGATGCAGATTTACTTGAAATTAATGAAGCTTTCGCTGCACAATACCTAGCTGTAGAGAAAGAATTAGGTTTAGATCGTGAAAAGGTGAATGTAAACGGTAGTGGTGTAGGACTTGGACATCCAATCGGTTGTACAGGAGCTCGTATTACGGTAAGTTTAATTCATGAATTGAAAAGACGCGGGCTAGAAAAAGGAATTGCCTCTCTATGCGTCGGTGGCGGTATTGGGGTAGCATTATTTATAGAAGCACTATAA
- a CDS encoding NUDIX hydrolase, whose product MGYIEELRKVVGTRPLILVGSAIIILNDNQEVLLQYRSDTYDWGVPGGAMELGETTEETARRELFEETGLNAKIMQFIGVLSGKEVYFQYPNGDEIFNVIHLYQGHHVSGELRLDHEGLQLQYFPVDKLPNLNKTTEKILQKFLYALTE is encoded by the coding sequence TTGGGGTATATTGAAGAGTTACGCAAAGTCGTTGGTACAAGGCCGCTTATTCTAGTAGGATCAGCAATTATTATCTTAAATGATAATCAAGAAGTATTGCTTCAATATCGTTCAGATACATATGATTGGGGTGTACCTGGCGGAGCGATGGAGCTAGGAGAAACGACAGAAGAAACTGCTCGCAGAGAACTATTTGAAGAGACGGGACTAAATGCGAAAATTATGCAATTTATCGGGGTTCTTTCGGGAAAAGAAGTGTACTTCCAATATCCAAATGGAGATGAAATTTTTAATGTCATTCATCTGTATCAGGGGCATCATGTGAGTGGAGAATTAAGGCTTGACCATGAAGGATTACAGCTTCAATATTTTCCGGTAGATAAGTTACCGAATTTGAATAAAACAACTGAGAAGATTTTACAAAAATTCCTATACGCATTAACAGAATAG